A single genomic interval of uncultured Pseudodesulfovibrio sp. harbors:
- a CDS encoding RsbRD N-terminal domain-containing protein yields the protein MTFESVLAERKAELSEKWADLVLQTYPKETQKVWGRQKDRFQNPVGASIIEATREIFDQMLEWKDADKIAVSLDQLIRIRSVQDFTPSQAVSFVFLLKKLLRDEFFKPMKKDGTLEDLLRFEAKIDNLAMMSFDIYTKSREQVYRLRVEEVKRAQSSLLRKAGMVADVTVENSAD from the coding sequence ATGACATTTGAATCCGTGCTTGCCGAGCGCAAGGCTGAACTGTCGGAGAAATGGGCGGATCTGGTTCTCCAGACCTACCCCAAGGAAACCCAAAAAGTATGGGGCCGGCAGAAGGATCGATTTCAGAACCCGGTCGGGGCATCCATTATAGAAGCCACCCGGGAAATCTTTGACCAGATGCTGGAATGGAAGGACGCAGATAAAATTGCGGTCAGTCTGGACCAGCTCATTCGCATCCGGTCAGTTCAGGACTTCACTCCGTCACAGGCTGTCAGCTTCGTGTTTCTGCTGAAGAAACTCCTTCGCGACGAGTTTTTCAAGCCCATGAAGAAAGACGGTACCCTGGAAGATCTGCTCCGATTCGAAGCCAAGATTGACAACTTGGCCATGATGTCCTTCGACATCTATACAAAAAGTCGCGAACAAGTCTATCGGCTGCGCGTTGAAGAGGTAAAACGCGCCCAGAGCAGCCTGCTCAGGAAAGCCGGTATGGTTGCAGACGTTACGGTCGAGAATTCGGCCGATTAG
- the dsrM gene encoding sulfate reduction electron transfer complex DsrMKJOP subunit DsrM has translation MNALYSLLFVFLLVLIPLFGVDAAHMRTFFGVCIPVSAFIIFIIGFVYKVITWGRSAVPFRIPTTGGQFKSFDPKMFKQNKLDCPQTGAQTFFRMLLEVFAFRSLFRNTATSLHETKDGPVVAYKSSKWLWLFAITFHYSFFIIALRHLRLFLEPVPFFVNGLEFIDGLLQIGEPTMYLADCGIVVGILLLLGRRVINPRINYISYVSDYFPLFLILGVALSGIYMRYYAKVDVIAVKALTMGLVTFNYVVPETIGVSFFVHVFLVSVLMVYFPFSKLMHMPGVIMSPTRNLPNDTRAKHHVNPWNDPNIKAHAYADYEKQFGVPMAEAGLPLDNPENGKAPEEEA, from the coding sequence ATGAATGCTCTTTACTCACTTCTGTTCGTCTTTCTCCTGGTGTTGATCCCGTTGTTCGGGGTGGACGCAGCGCACATGAGGACTTTCTTCGGTGTCTGCATCCCCGTTTCGGCGTTCATCATCTTCATTATTGGCTTTGTATATAAAGTCATAACCTGGGGTCGTTCGGCCGTGCCGTTCCGCATCCCCACAACCGGCGGTCAGTTCAAGTCGTTTGATCCCAAGATGTTCAAACAGAACAAACTGGACTGTCCCCAGACCGGAGCCCAGACCTTCTTCCGCATGCTGCTGGAAGTCTTCGCATTCCGGTCCCTGTTCCGCAACACGGCTACAAGCCTGCATGAGACCAAAGACGGCCCGGTGGTCGCCTACAAGTCCAGCAAGTGGCTCTGGCTGTTTGCAATTACGTTCCACTATTCCTTTTTCATCATTGCCCTGCGCCATCTGCGCCTGTTCCTTGAGCCCGTCCCGTTCTTCGTGAACGGTCTGGAGTTCATCGACGGTCTTTTGCAGATCGGTGAACCGACCATGTATCTGGCTGACTGCGGCATCGTCGTAGGCATCCTGCTGCTGCTCGGCCGCAGAGTCATCAACCCCCGGATCAATTACATCTCGTATGTCTCCGACTACTTCCCGCTGTTCCTGATCCTGGGTGTCGCCCTGTCGGGCATTTACATGCGCTACTATGCCAAGGTCGATGTCATCGCCGTCAAGGCTCTGACCATGGGTCTGGTGACCTTCAATTATGTGGTCCCGGAAACCATCGGTGTCTCCTTCTTCGTCCATGTCTTCCTTGTCAGCGTGCTCATGGTGTACTTCCCGTTCAGCAAGCTTATGCACATGCCCGGTGTTATCATGTCGCCGACAAGAAACCTGCCGAACGACACGCGCGCCAAGCACCACGTGAACCCTTGGAACGATCCCAACATCAAGGCCCACGCCTACGCGGACTACGAAAAGCAATTCGGTGTCCCCATGGCTGAGGCTGGTCTGCCCCTCGACAATCCCGAGAACGGCAAGGCCCCCGAGGAAGAGGCTTAG
- the sfsA gene encoding DNA/RNA nuclease SfsA produces MTKPACFLPFPNPCRKARFIARYKRFTVEATASDGPDLGQELLAHTNNTGSMLGLLRPGSTALLSPAANPKRKLKYTLEALELDGISVGVNTLTPNRMLYRAWQTGSIPELKDYTEFRKEAKVGQSRLDALLTGPRGELWVECKNVTMVEDDVACFPDAVTERGQKHLRELMALAETGARVALFFLIQRPDGKCFGPADVVDPAYAELFYEAIDRGVEVWPYVAHVDTEGIRLGKRLKVVRP; encoded by the coding sequence ATGACCAAACCCGCATGTTTTCTCCCATTTCCGAACCCATGCCGCAAAGCCCGGTTCATCGCACGTTACAAACGGTTCACGGTCGAGGCGACCGCTTCGGACGGCCCGGACTTGGGACAGGAATTGCTTGCCCACACCAACAACACCGGCTCCATGCTCGGCCTGCTCAGGCCGGGAAGCACCGCCCTGCTTTCCCCGGCTGCCAACCCGAAACGCAAACTCAAATATACGCTGGAAGCCTTGGAGCTTGATGGCATTTCCGTGGGCGTGAACACCCTGACTCCCAACCGGATGCTGTACCGGGCATGGCAGACCGGGAGCATCCCCGAATTGAAAGATTACACTGAATTCAGGAAAGAAGCCAAGGTCGGTCAAAGCCGGCTGGACGCCCTGTTGACCGGACCGCGCGGGGAATTGTGGGTGGAGTGCAAGAACGTCACCATGGTCGAGGATGACGTTGCCTGCTTCCCGGACGCCGTCACCGAACGGGGACAGAAGCACCTGCGGGAACTCATGGCGCTTGCCGAGACCGGGGCACGGGTGGCCCTGTTCTTTCTCATCCAACGACCGGACGGCAAGTGTTTCGGACCGGCGGATGTTGTGGACCCGGCATATGCGGAACTCTTTTACGAAGCCATTGACCGGGGTGTCGAAGTCTGGCCGTACGTCGCCCATGTCGACACAGAAGGCATCCGGCTCGGCAAACGCCTCAAAGTGGTGCGCCCGTGA
- a CDS encoding PAS domain S-box protein, which produces MKQLKALYQTHEDWLMKRILELAKRQDYTRYTSTLLEAWRMSIAGLTEALATAIDSFGTTNIEFTPDDTYEDDPISAFAVREAELHRQRGISLGMFLGLLKYYRQSYLELLQRNNASPKKTKEYEQFVGRFFDRLEIALCVDWAKVGSDRQIKELQEKNRFTVNEKNRLLTLLESLPTPVFLLDSDLNIELMNLAAAELAGLANHPGQVHYTDKVQQLPKQVTNLKDTTPWLMDALTRTCALDAPPHACRFEAAIPDSPGTRHFSVAISPMSDISDKYSGFAMILDDITEKRQTEQDLVEKELLLRNMFLALGEALLILTPDRIVLQANPAAQKMFGLSEEDLIQKGTVRLHVSKKKHQDFSKMTREAFAKGEIARFEYPLRRSNGEIFPADFAVSLIKNDEGASLGIVNVIRDISIQKQAEESLRQSEEKFRRIFEGIGEGYVVTDLDGTILMINPATCRLLGYDKSEMIGADMGLLYNNAKERAKFKDILMTQGSVKNYHLTARHKDGSVIITEANARIVANDEGTPVALEGTFRDITARVEAERVLREQEEQYRAFFENNHAIMLLVAPETGRIEDANPAACAFYGYSQKEMQQMVISDINTLDELKIFQEMAKARDEKRSYFVFKHRLANGSIRDVEVYSGPIMVNGRQLLYSVIHDITQRVAMEREIKEMATTDALTGVNNRHQFFLLAGQELNRTKRYKQPLTVLMLDIDYFKTINDTYGHQTGDIVLKKLADTAIATLRETDIFGRIGGEEFAAVLPETDSKDAQQVAERLRQTLATLTITSGNDSVSFTVSIGISEVHKTDTDIETSLNRADEALYRAKRTGRNRTALY; this is translated from the coding sequence ATGAAACAGCTCAAAGCCCTCTACCAGACGCACGAAGACTGGCTCATGAAACGCATTCTCGAGCTGGCGAAACGGCAGGACTACACCCGGTACACGAGCACCCTCCTTGAAGCGTGGCGCATGTCCATTGCCGGACTGACCGAAGCCCTTGCCACCGCCATCGATTCTTTCGGGACAACCAACATCGAATTCACGCCGGATGATACGTATGAAGACGACCCCATCTCGGCTTTTGCCGTGCGGGAGGCAGAACTGCACCGGCAGCGCGGTATCAGCCTCGGCATGTTTCTCGGGCTGCTCAAATATTATCGACAGTCGTATCTTGAACTTCTTCAGAGGAACAATGCTTCACCGAAAAAAACGAAGGAATACGAACAATTCGTTGGGCGCTTTTTCGATCGCCTGGAAATCGCGCTCTGCGTGGACTGGGCCAAAGTAGGCAGTGACAGGCAAATCAAGGAACTTCAGGAAAAGAACCGATTCACGGTCAATGAAAAGAACCGACTGCTCACTCTTCTGGAAAGCCTGCCGACTCCCGTTTTTCTGCTCGACTCCGACCTGAACATAGAACTCATGAATCTTGCGGCAGCTGAACTTGCAGGTCTTGCCAACCATCCGGGGCAGGTCCACTACACAGACAAGGTTCAGCAACTCCCGAAACAGGTCACCAATCTGAAAGACACCACCCCATGGTTGATGGATGCTCTCACCCGGACATGCGCTCTTGATGCCCCCCCGCACGCCTGTCGGTTCGAGGCCGCCATCCCCGACTCCCCCGGCACCAGACACTTCAGCGTGGCAATTTCCCCCATGTCCGACATCTCGGACAAATATTCCGGGTTTGCCATGATTCTCGACGACATTACCGAGAAACGGCAAACCGAACAAGATCTTGTAGAAAAGGAACTTTTGCTCCGCAATATGTTCCTCGCACTCGGCGAAGCCCTGCTTATCCTGACGCCGGACAGGATCGTGCTACAGGCCAACCCCGCAGCGCAAAAGATGTTTGGACTCTCGGAAGAAGACCTCATCCAAAAAGGCACGGTGCGCCTGCACGTAAGCAAGAAAAAACATCAAGACTTCAGCAAGATGACTAGAGAGGCTTTCGCCAAAGGCGAAATTGCCAGATTTGAATATCCACTACGCCGCAGCAACGGCGAAATATTTCCAGCAGACTTTGCGGTATCCCTCATCAAAAATGACGAAGGGGCATCGCTGGGCATCGTCAATGTCATTCGGGACATCAGCATACAAAAACAAGCGGAAGAATCTCTTCGTCAAAGCGAAGAAAAATTCCGACGCATTTTTGAAGGAATCGGCGAGGGATACGTTGTCACCGACCTTGACGGCACCATTCTCATGATCAATCCCGCGACCTGCCGTCTGCTGGGTTATGACAAATCAGAAATGATAGGAGCCGACATGGGGCTCCTTTATAACAATGCCAAAGAACGAGCCAAATTCAAAGATATTCTCATGACCCAAGGCAGCGTTAAAAACTACCACCTCACGGCCAGACACAAGGACGGCAGTGTTATCATCACCGAAGCCAACGCACGCATAGTCGCCAACGATGAAGGAACACCTGTGGCCCTGGAAGGGACTTTCAGAGACATCACGGCACGGGTGGAGGCCGAGAGAGTTCTTCGTGAACAGGAAGAACAATACCGGGCCTTCTTCGAAAACAACCATGCCATCATGCTACTGGTGGCACCGGAAACAGGACGCATCGAGGACGCCAACCCGGCGGCCTGCGCCTTTTACGGGTACTCGCAGAAAGAAATGCAGCAGATGGTCATTTCCGACATCAATACGCTCGATGAGTTGAAAATATTTCAGGAAATGGCCAAGGCTCGAGATGAAAAACGCTCATATTTCGTATTCAAACACCGTCTGGCAAATGGTTCAATTCGCGATGTCGAGGTCTACTCCGGCCCGATCATGGTCAACGGCCGTCAACTGCTCTACTCAGTCATCCACGACATCACGCAACGCGTGGCGATGGAACGGGAAATCAAGGAAATGGCAACAACTGACGCACTGACTGGGGTGAACAACCGACATCAGTTCTTCCTGTTGGCCGGACAGGAATTAAACAGGACCAAACGCTATAAACAGCCGCTCACCGTTTTGATGCTCGACATCGACTACTTCAAGACCATCAATGACACCTACGGCCACCAGACCGGCGATATCGTCCTGAAAAAACTGGCAGATACCGCCATAGCCACCTTACGCGAGACCGACATCTTCGGCCGCATCGGTGGAGAGGAATTCGCCGCAGTGCTGCCGGAAACCGACAGCAAAGACGCTCAGCAAGTCGCAGAAAGGCTGCGGCAAACCCTGGCGACTCTAACCATCACAAGCGGCAACGACTCCGTCTCCTTCACAGTCAGTATCGGCATCTCCGAAGTACATAAAACAGACACAGACATAGAGACCTCCCTCAACAGGGCGGACGAGGCCCTGTACCGGGCCAAACGAACAGGACGGAACAGAACCGCCCTCTACTAA
- a CDS encoding DMT family transporter: MTFLLIGAILISFSSVMVKLAGVPADIAGFYRVFGGGIGMALLLWHKGALNRLTGQLWKWAVFSAALFSADLYFWHRSIDRVGPGLATMLGNFQVIVLALVSIIFLREKVTRNYLVAIPTALVGLYLMVGVSWDSFTPEFRLGIVFGLLTALAYGLYILSLKVTLSRIAADPLAMACAVALASSVYLGLSAAAGGDSFIVDNPRSIAALAALALICHAGGWYAITTGLQTVRTSLIGLILLLQPTLSYIWDILFFDKPVTAVELSGVGLALVAIYLGSLKPKTPSN; this comes from the coding sequence GTGACCTTCCTGCTCATCGGCGCGATTCTCATCAGCTTCTCCTCGGTCATGGTCAAGCTGGCCGGGGTTCCGGCCGACATCGCCGGTTTTTACCGGGTCTTCGGCGGCGGCATCGGCATGGCACTCCTGCTCTGGCATAAAGGGGCACTGAACCGGCTGACCGGACAACTCTGGAAATGGGCGGTGTTCTCGGCGGCACTGTTTTCCGCGGACCTGTACTTCTGGCACCGCTCCATCGACCGCGTCGGCCCCGGACTGGCAACCATGCTCGGCAATTTTCAGGTCATCGTGCTGGCACTCGTCTCCATCATTTTTCTCCGGGAAAAAGTCACACGCAACTACCTCGTCGCCATCCCCACAGCCCTTGTCGGGCTGTACCTCATGGTCGGCGTCTCATGGGATTCCTTCACACCGGAATTCCGCCTCGGCATCGTGTTCGGCCTCCTGACGGCACTGGCCTACGGACTGTATATCCTCAGCCTGAAAGTCACTCTTTCCAGAATCGCGGCAGACCCGCTCGCCATGGCATGTGCCGTGGCACTCGCTTCCAGCGTATACCTCGGCCTCTCCGCCGCTGCGGGCGGTGATTCATTCATTGTCGACAATCCGCGATCCATCGCTGCGCTGGCGGCCTTGGCGCTGATCTGCCATGCCGGGGGATGGTACGCCATAACCACCGGACTCCAGACGGTCCGGACATCCCTGATCGGCCTTATCCTGCTTTTGCAGCCCACCCTGTCCTATATATGGGACATCCTGTTTTTCGACAAACCCGTTACCGCCGTGGAGCTTTCCGGGGTAGGCCTTGCCCTTGTCGCCATCTATCTCGGTTCACTCAAACCGAAAACACCTTCAAACTGA
- a CDS encoding HDOD domain-containing protein: protein MPKLNIDALEPDMVLAEDLKTVEGRMLLPRGAMLTEAHIRTCRVWGIAEVNIQGDEDENDDYPTSLDELDPEVLEVCKIMAAQRYVLNPSSHPAIKEMAKLYVLRQSRDLDAEQARWMLTASPHDDTVDIFQPPPTDEAGMDPISVVEQEMELASLPNIFFQISESLKNPRSSAAYVAEVISKDVALSAKLLKMVNSPFYGFSSKIDTLSRAVTIVGTNQLTNLALGVSVISAFDNVPEEFFSLKEFWLHSVTCGIVARLLAGRAGLQGDEKFFVAGLLHDIGRLVMLRNHPIASTEVLRQAKVGRRGLVDMERSVWGCSHSEIGGRLLKAWRLPAFLEVLVHFHHDPMEASMVSEAAVVHVADFITHGLGIGSSGASLVPELNTNAWRTLGLDTKDLFDIARQAERQANDVMAAFFPEG, encoded by the coding sequence ATGCCAAAGCTGAATATTGACGCATTGGAACCGGATATGGTTCTGGCCGAGGATTTGAAGACGGTCGAAGGGAGAATGCTTCTGCCTCGCGGTGCCATGCTGACGGAAGCCCATATCCGTACGTGTCGGGTGTGGGGTATTGCCGAGGTCAACATTCAGGGTGACGAAGACGAAAATGACGACTATCCGACGTCGCTGGATGAGCTTGACCCGGAAGTGCTTGAAGTCTGCAAGATCATGGCGGCCCAGCGGTACGTGCTGAATCCTTCCTCCCATCCGGCCATCAAGGAGATGGCGAAGCTGTATGTGCTGCGCCAGTCCCGCGATCTCGATGCCGAGCAGGCCCGGTGGATGCTGACGGCCAGCCCGCATGACGATACTGTCGATATCTTTCAGCCGCCGCCGACCGACGAGGCGGGCATGGACCCCATCAGCGTGGTCGAGCAGGAAATGGAACTGGCCTCGCTGCCCAACATATTTTTCCAGATATCCGAAAGCCTCAAGAATCCGCGCAGCTCCGCCGCCTATGTCGCCGAAGTCATCAGCAAGGACGTCGCCCTGTCCGCCAAGCTGCTCAAGATGGTCAACTCGCCGTTTTACGGGTTCTCAAGCAAGATCGATACGCTTTCCAGAGCCGTCACCATCGTCGGCACCAACCAGTTGACCAATCTGGCCCTCGGTGTTTCGGTCATTTCCGCATTCGACAATGTGCCGGAGGAGTTCTTCTCTCTCAAGGAATTCTGGCTCCATTCGGTGACCTGTGGCATCGTGGCCCGCTTGCTGGCCGGTCGCGCCGGTTTGCAGGGGGATGAGAAGTTTTTCGTGGCCGGGTTGCTGCACGATATCGGACGGCTCGTCATGCTTCGCAATCACCCCATAGCCTCCACCGAAGTGCTGCGGCAAGCCAAGGTCGGCCGCCGGGGACTTGTGGATATGGAACGGAGCGTCTGGGGGTGTTCCCACTCCGAAATCGGCGGGCGTCTGCTCAAGGCGTGGCGGCTTCCCGCATTTCTTGAAGTGCTCGTTCATTTTCATCACGACCCCATGGAAGCGTCCATGGTCAGTGAGGCCGCCGTGGTCCATGTGGCCGATTTCATCACCCACGGACTCGGCATCGGTTCCAGTGGCGCTTCTCTCGTTCCCGAACTGAACACGAACGCATGGCGGACGCTCGGGCTGGACACGAAAGATCTGTTCGACATCGCCCGTCAGGCCGAGCGGCAGGCCAACGACGTCATGGCCGCATTTTTCCCCGAAGGGTAA